The DNA segment CAGTTCTGACAAAGGGCTGAGTGAAAATGGCTTCCCAAAATTCTCTGCTTTAATTGTGGATGACAGAATTGGGGAGGGGCGTTCATGGAATATTCTCTCGAGACAGAATTCTTCAACAGTTTGGAGAGTGGGGGAGAAGAACTCAGAAAATCCTCTTGTGATAAATTTTGGATCATTTGACACTGAATGGGTCTATCCGGTTACTTCATACTGGCGAATGAAGGGAGCAATGGTGTAAGGCTCACCAGACTGTCCACCTCCAGGCCCCACTTAGGAGGGATCAAAATTGCTGAGGCCTACAAGTTCACAAAATGAAGTTGCAGAGGCAACACCGATCACAAAACAAATGGCAGTGGAATTTGGCATAATCAACTGGCAATTAGTGACATGATTTTCTTCTGGTATATATCACTCTTTGGAAACTGCTAAATTCTCTGCCGTACTGATTTCCTaatggcaaggagttccacagttcATCTTTCCTCAAGTTATTTACAAACATTGGCTCCGAAGCTATTGTGACTCAGACGTTGCTACCTCttgctgctccagagggctgaaggctttatattttattttatatgttcccTCTCCCCACACGCCCCTCAAAGTATTTTAGTCATGTTACTGAATTCCTTCTTCCCTTCTTAACGTGTATTATACACCTTCCCAAACGACCCATTTCTTTCCTCCCTGCTCCTTTTCCCTTCGCGCCTTCCTGTCTGAAGTGAGTTGCTGtggcccaaaacatttgcagggcgCCACGTTGGGGAAGACAGCAGTAGAAGGTTAAGAAGACCTTCTGCAACGTATTATGGGGGAGGAGTTCAGACAGTGGTCCTTGGCAAGAAAATAGTGGTGCGAGTGTGCCCCTCTTTTTGTTTGTGAGATGTCAGAGGACATGCCCGCATGGTTCAAATTCTTCTTTTGGACCTCAAAGAGCTCTGGGTTCGGGGCATACTCTACAGCTGTTCTTTGCAAGATATAGGCAAggctatttcatagaatcatagaatagtagagttggaaggggcccataaggccatcaagtcaaactccctgctgcctttttttttcttttaacacaCATACGTGAGACGTTTGCTTGCAGCTGGGACCAGAGATGCTGGAAGAGGTTGTAATAAAGGAGacgtgagggccacattcccttctgggcagccttccaaggTCCACCTGCTAGAGGCAAAAGCGAGCAGAGCGGCACTACACCCGTTCAGCCGTGCCTCTGTACCTTCCCaccagataagcaagaggcattgccagACATCGAGGACACatgccaaccaggcaaaaacgctCGAGGCGCAAAGCAAGGCCTGGAAAgggtgtggtctggagagagtTTCGAGGGCCAGAAACAGAAGCCTGTGGGGACTGCACtcagctcccaggcctgaggcttCCCACCCCTTTAATAAAGTACATGTCCTCCCTTTCACTCAGCTTCTCTAGCAAGAGTCTGAGGCAGTCCTGTGAAGAAAGAGTGAGATAGCAGTGAATCCATAAGAACACAAGACGACTCCTGcaggatgaggccagtggcccatctggtccagcatcctgttctcacagtggccacccagatgcccggGGGAACCAGTAGCTGAGCATACAGTGCTTtatccacttgtgattcccagcaactggcattcagagggatactgcctccaacactgaaggcagaacatagccatcacagctagtagccactgattaaTCTAAATATTACATCTGGAACGCACATTCCGCCCAGTTCCGTGGGAACGAGCACAGTCATTTAAGAGGTACTGATGGACTGCACCGTAGAAAAAGACAGCTGACATTTTCCAGGTATTtttctccttcctgctccccagaTTGCAGCAAgatttctccttttcttctcctgCTTGACTCTCCAAGGCCACAGCCATCCATGTGTAGGAACACGAAGACAAAGGTATCACTTAGTCATTCCGAACATGCTGGGACGGTGGCCTTGGTGCTTCTGTGCGGCGCCAAAAAAGGAGGCTCTAAGTGAACCATGTAAAGAGAGCGACAAGAGCTTCTAGCCCAGGAGGAGCCACTGCCGGGGGTTTGGTGCTCTAGCCGGCTGCAGAGCTGGATCGAAGCTTTAGCAGGAACAGGGCAGTGACTGTTTAGGTAGAGAGCTGTCCTTGTCCCCCCACCCTGCTGGGTTTAACTCAGGGACCACCAACTTTTTTAGGCCTGTGCgagcatttggatttttgagtgagtgtTGCGGGTGCAGCATCCTCTGGCCATCTCTCTACCCCTTCTGCTGGatcatccctctcctcccccccccaagaggaagaaagggggaaagcatGCGTGCGCACTTTGCTTTTCTATGGGATCTGGATAAAAGTCGGATGCAAAAGAATTAACCGGAGCCTTGAAAAGTGTATAGAACTGAaacaggaagtgggaaagagtgtcactcttccaacttcctccttgagCTCTATGTTCTTTTCAACAGAGGAAAAGGTAACCACCTGCAGCATGACAAAGAGGGCAGTAGGGGACACTCAGAGATGTCATGGGTGCCGCGGGAAGACCTCAAGGAGTCACAGGTTGCACTTGCAGGTGCCACGTTGCCAAAAACCGGTTTAACCTGTGGTATCACAtacagcctggggggggggactctGCATGGATGGCTGCCATTTTCAGCCACTCTGAGCCAgttcacacagccacaaagcagCACATATTAGCCAAGTGAAAAGTGCCTAAAACTTGTTGCAATCCTGTGACCAATTAAATtgccactctctttctctctctctctctttaatctACGGCCATATTCCAATATTACtcagagagtagacccattgaggttaatgggCATAACCAACAAGCCCATTTATTCCAGTAAACCATTTCTGAAAAATATGACTTGATATAGCCCAATGCTTCTGGGTGGCTCATAAACATTTAGCAACCCATCACTCATCTCAGACCCTGCAGTCTGTAAGTGGAGGCCCTGATGGTGCCCCCTCTACTGGATGGTGCCCAGTTGgcactgacctgtgacagggccttctccatgacagctccctgtttgtggaatgccctctctggtgAGGTATGTCTGTCcccctcattattaacattcagcaggaatttaaaaacatttctgatcatccagacatttgatggctgaaagatactgttcctggcaaccttaaaATTACTGGCTGTTAGTAGAGatggaaaaatgtaaatgtactgccttcaagttgattctgatttatggtgacccaatgaatagggttttcatggtaagcagtattcagaggggtttaccattgccttcctctgaggctgagaggcagtgactggcccaaggtcacacagtgagcttcatggccgtgtggggattcgaacccttttctcccaggtcatagtccagcactctaatcactacaccacactggctctcagtaaaGATGGTAGGATCTATTAATTTCACTTCTTTAactttctcatttttgcagtcttaaattcagttctccacatttccgcagcaatttgccgatttatttttttaaaatcctcatgaaaattcttcagcattttagcgcaaaattctccttataaacacatttttgcatgcagttttgactaatgtacacagctttgtaagcaatctctcctaatataatgcatttttgtaaatgtttagttggagacctgcattgcaaaatttggataagtgcaaattttaaaggatggctgtatttcacttCTCATaatggttttggaaagtgagaatttgataaatatggctttaaatgcaaactgaatcagaattTCCCCCCAGCCCTGGCTGTGAGGGTACGTGACTGTTTTTAGACGTACTTAATtatttttgagagccagtgtggtgtagtggttagagtgttggactacaacctgggttcgaatccccacacagccatgaagctcactgggtgaccttgggccagtcactgcccctcagcctcagaggaaggcaatggtaaaccacctctgaataccgcttatgatgaaaaccctattcatagggtctccataagtcaggatcgacttgaaggcagtccatttccattttcaactatttttaaatgttttcaataaatttatttttaattgtattgtttgtaACTGCttggttgtttgccaccctggcctccttgggaggaagggcagggcagaaagttaataaataaaacaaaataaaatttaaaaaacccttttccCATGGCTGATCTccatgccaaaaaaaaaagtgctaATTTTTTTGGTGCCAGGCTGTTCTTAAAAGTAGAAGAGGAGGGTGAGGTTCTAAAAAAAAAGTGTCAGCTATAGTATCCAGTAAAAAGTCTGCAGCGTGAGTGGTTGCagcaaaaggcagtgatgacATAAAGCCGCAGGGGACTGGGATGGGTTTATGAAGGATCTTGTGAGAGCTCCATTCCTCCCATACCTTAAGAACAAGGAGCCTGTTGTTGGCCTTCAAGCAGAGGAAGCGTCTCTTCCTGCTGGCTGCCCTTGGCCTGTGGCCCTTGGCCTCACAATGGCACCCAGAGTCATGAGGGGCAGCCTTGTCTTTCTGACACGCAAGGGGCGTTCTCTGCATTTGGCTCTTCTGCAGCGTGAACAGAAAGGAACTGGGAAATGGTAACCTCAGGGATGGTGTCTTCCCCTGGCCCAAAATATTGTGGGGCCTTGAATCATGGCCACTGTCAGTCATGCACTGCTTTCCCATAAATACCTCCATGGCCAAGAGTGTTTCACGTAAACAGCAGTCTAAATGCAGTAGTGTGTTAACAATACATAGGAAGAGGGATAGTATTACATAGTATGACAGTGTTGGATTTTGTACAGATGTCCCTGTATGTACAGAACTAAATAAAATGGATCTCTTGAAAAGATGACACGGCTGGACTCCACCTTGTGGCCACGTTTAGCTCTTTAGCCCATGTGTGGcatggaaaggagaggggagtggaGAAGAGGAAATGACAGGGCTGGAACCTGCATGTCAAAAGGGCCATTTCACAGGCTGGTTATTTCTTTgagaggattccccccccccatgtttaagAAAACAGTGTGATATCACTATAACGACCACTCAGTAGGTATGACTGGGCATCACAAAGAACTGGGCCATGTTTTGATTGTGACAAGGGGAACACGGAGCTTCAATGCCGGTGAAAGATAAATATCTACCCAACCAGTTCAGAGATGATGATTTAAAATGCAGCACGTCACGTTTAGCGGGTTCTTTTGTAGGCAGGGACACTGAAGAGCCagtcttcacttccattctggcTTAGGGCCACTCTGATTCTGCCAGGCTTGCAGCATTCGCTGCACCATATCCTGCCATTGGTCATCCGAGATCTCATTGGCCCATGCAGGGATTCCCAGTATGGGGAGCTTGATTCCAGCCATAGTCTTTTTCACCAACTCCACATGTTCGGGATCCATAGGGATAGAGCTGCGACTGTGTTGAGCTGCAGAtccctcatcatcatcatcgctgTGCACAGGTGGGTCAGGCAGATGCAGTCTCATTGCCTGAAGTCGCTCATTGATATCAGGGATTGGCTCTGTGCTGGGTTCTGttccttcaactgctgttgttccctgaTCCGAATCTTGGTTCAGTGGCTGGTACAAGTAGTCATTGCtaccatccccttcctcctcttcaggTTCTTCACTACTCCGCTCCCCAGCAGGTGCAGGGGTTTCATCAGGTGGCTCTTGCAGCCCCAGCTCCTCATGCTCATTTGGACAGATTCTCTCTGGCCCCATTCTCTGTGTAACCACTGGCTCCAAGGCCATGCACTAGGATCAAGACAAGTTCCGCCTTCTTGCTCAGAGACCAAAACCAACTCTAGGAAGAAGTATAGTGCTTTTGCCGTCACGCCTGATTCCAAGCTATGGGGGGTGGGGAGCACAGCATTTTCTGGGCCTAGCCCAGCAACACAGTTCATGCCACAACTGGAAAGCAGGAAAATGCCCTGTGTGAAAAGCAGATGACTCAAGAAAGCTAGTCAAGCCGCACATGATGTGATATCATAAAGGAATTAAACATATAGGAGACTTTCCAGGAAACAATCTGCCCATTTTAGagaggcctggcaccagcaggtggccaggttgtgCCCTCTCCAAGGGTCCCTGAAGGGCTTCTCCTTAGTCTGGGAGGAGGAGATCCATGATCTGTCCCAACGccaggtttatttttatttatttatttatttatttatttatttatttatttattgcacttgtataccgccccatagacaaagctctctaggcggtttacagcaatcagaaacattaaaacaaatatacaatttaaaacacatattttaaaaacaatttaaaacacaattttaaaatttaaaacaatataaaaacaatttaaaacacatgctaaaatgcctgggagaagaggaaagtcttgacctggcaccaaaaagataatagtgttggcgccaggcgcaccttgtcacaaacatcattccataatttgggggccaccactgagaaggccctctcccttgttgccaccctcccagcttcccttggagtaggcacccggaggagggtggatggatggatggatgggtgggtgggtgggtggatggatggatgaaaacctattaaaaagcaattccaacagacgaagactgggataaggtctcaacttaaaaggcttgttgtaagaggaaggtcttcaataggcgccgcaaagataacagagatggcgcctgtctaatatttaagtggagggaactccacagggtaggtgccactacgctaaagctccacttcctatgttgtgcagaatgacctcctgataagatggtatctgcagtaggccctcacttgcagagcgcagtgatcgactgggtatataagggataagacggtctttcaggtatcctggtcccaagctgcacagggctttgtacaccaaaactagcaccttgaacttggcccagtagcaaatgggcagccagtgcagttctttcagcagcagggtgacatgttggcgataccctgccccagctgcagcttctggaccaacatcaagggcagccccacatagagcgcattacattaatccagtctgcaggttaccagtacatggacaacagtggtcaggctatcacggtacagaaacagccgcagctgtcttaccagccgaagctggtaaaaggtactcctagccactgaagtcacctggccctcta comes from the Rhineura floridana isolate rRhiFlo1 chromosome 7, rRhiFlo1.hap2, whole genome shotgun sequence genome and includes:
- the LOC133388559 gene encoding male-enhanced antigen 1-like translates to MALEPVVTQRMGPERICPNEHEELGLQEPPDETPAPAGERSSEEPEEEEGDGSNDYLYQPLNQDSDQGTTAVEGTEPSTEPIPDINERLQAMRLHLPDPPVHSDDDDEGSAAQHSRSSIPMDPEHVELVKKTMAGIKLPILGIPAWANEISDDQWQDMVQRMLQAWQNQSGPKPEWK